The proteins below are encoded in one region of Ornithinimicrobium avium:
- the dprA gene encoding DNA-processing protein DprA, whose translation MTELLRPLTDRAARLLLSRVAEPYDEKVQELVAAHGVADLVGYAIRDGRTPEGDRLDRLRSRLPTARDVDERQICGSLGARVLVPGDEEWPTGLDDLQHPPWCLWVRGPLGVPEATVRSVAMVGSRASTAYGDEVTARMAYGLVERGFTTVSGAAYGIDAAAHRATLRADGLTVAVLAGGIDVPYPRANTDLLVAIARTGAVVSETPPGGAPARMRFLARNRIIAALTPGTVVVEANLRSGARSTAREARDLGRHVMAVPGPVTSAMSSGCHEEIRLGSTLVTDAAEVADLVGRIGEDMAPVKRGEDRPEDSLEPETRRVWQWLRPRASTSVDELMIRSGLDLGEVLVALAELEQLGLADHLLDGWKRAGGRR comes from the coding sequence ATGACCGAGCTGCTGCGACCGCTGACCGACCGTGCGGCCCGGCTGCTGCTGTCCCGGGTCGCCGAACCGTACGACGAGAAGGTCCAGGAGCTCGTGGCCGCGCACGGCGTCGCCGACCTCGTCGGCTACGCCATCCGAGACGGCCGCACGCCGGAGGGTGACCGGCTCGACCGCCTCCGCTCCCGGCTGCCGACGGCGCGGGACGTGGACGAGCGGCAGATCTGCGGCTCGCTCGGTGCCCGCGTCCTGGTGCCCGGCGACGAGGAGTGGCCCACGGGGCTGGACGACCTGCAGCACCCGCCGTGGTGCCTCTGGGTCAGAGGGCCCCTCGGCGTGCCGGAGGCGACGGTCCGCAGCGTGGCGATGGTGGGCTCGCGCGCCAGCACGGCCTACGGCGACGAGGTGACCGCACGGATGGCCTACGGCCTAGTCGAGCGGGGGTTCACCACCGTCTCCGGTGCCGCGTACGGGATCGACGCCGCGGCGCACCGCGCGACCCTCCGCGCGGACGGGCTCACCGTGGCGGTGCTCGCCGGCGGGATCGACGTCCCCTACCCACGCGCCAACACCGACCTGCTGGTGGCGATCGCCCGTACGGGGGCCGTGGTCAGCGAGACGCCGCCCGGGGGAGCGCCGGCCAGGATGCGGTTCCTGGCCCGCAACCGGATCATCGCCGCACTCACCCCGGGCACGGTCGTGGTGGAGGCCAACCTGCGCTCGGGCGCGCGCAGCACCGCCAGGGAGGCGCGTGACCTCGGCCGGCACGTCATGGCCGTCCCCGGGCCGGTGACGAGCGCGATGTCGTCGGGGTGCCACGAGGAGATCCGGCTCGGCAGCACGCTGGTCACCGACGCGGCGGAGGTGGCCGACCTCGTCGGCCGCATCGGGGAGGACATGGCGCCGGTCAAGCGCGGCGAGGACCGGCCCGAGGACTCCCTCGAGCCGGAGACGAGGCGGGTGTGGCAGTGGCTGCGCCCCAGGGCCTCCACGAGCGTCGACGAGCTGATGATCCGGTCCGGCCTGGACCTCGGCGAGGTGCTCGTCGCCCTCGCCGAGCTGGAGCAGCTCGGCCTGGCCGACCACCTGCTCGACGGGTGGAAGAGGGCGGGTGGACGACGATGA
- a CDS encoding M23 family metallopeptidase produces the protein MLLSLLLAPGAAVAELSPDRASSARVVVEDRVAHVVEGLGAPVDGSVLSTVLGVRDPAPRSRFGAGGGDRTETSAWGWPLAGHPAVVRRFDPPQERWSAGHRGIDLAGLVGEPVLSVDAGVVAFSGVVAGVGVVSVDHASGLRSTYQPVTDRVARGTRLGRGDRLGALDEGGHCVLRDCLHLGARRGRHHYVDPEPLLRPVTLSLLPVPPEGR, from the coding sequence GTGCTCCTCTCCCTGCTGCTGGCCCCCGGTGCCGCGGTCGCCGAGCTGTCGCCGGACCGTGCGTCGTCCGCCCGGGTGGTCGTGGAGGACCGCGTCGCGCACGTCGTGGAGGGCCTGGGAGCGCCGGTGGACGGGAGCGTGCTGTCGACGGTGCTCGGTGTGCGGGATCCGGCACCGAGGTCGCGGTTCGGTGCCGGCGGTGGGGACCGCACGGAGACGTCGGCGTGGGGCTGGCCGCTCGCCGGCCACCCCGCCGTCGTGCGCCGGTTCGACCCGCCGCAGGAGCGCTGGTCGGCGGGACACCGGGGGATCGACCTCGCCGGCCTCGTGGGCGAGCCCGTCCTCTCCGTCGACGCGGGGGTGGTGGCCTTCAGCGGAGTCGTGGCCGGCGTCGGGGTGGTCTCGGTCGACCATGCCAGCGGCCTGCGGAGCACCTACCAGCCCGTGACCGACCGCGTGGCGCGCGGGACCCGGCTCGGCCGCGGGGACCGCCTGGGAGCGCTGGACGAGGGAGGCCATTGCGTCCTGCGGGACTGCCTGCACCTTGGTGCCCGGCGGGGACGCCACCACTACGTCGACCCCGAGCCGCTGCTGCGCCCGGTCACGCTCTCGCTGCTGCCGGTCCCGCCTGAGGGGCGCTGA
- a CDS encoding SRPBCC family protein encodes MTDDEHGSRVVSASREVAAPAEQVFELIADPARQPQWDGNDNLGSSAEGHRVRAVGDSFVTELKSGKLRENHVVEFEEGRLIAWRPSEVGSQPFGHLWRWELKPTPDGTTRVTHTYDWTQLTDRSRFERARSTTAERLSASLDRLAALVEGQHGA; translated from the coding sequence ATGACGGACGACGAGCACGGTTCCCGCGTCGTGTCGGCCAGCCGCGAGGTGGCCGCGCCGGCGGAGCAGGTCTTCGAGCTGATCGCCGACCCGGCGCGGCAACCCCAGTGGGACGGCAACGACAACCTTGGCTCCAGCGCCGAGGGCCACCGCGTCAGGGCGGTCGGCGACAGCTTCGTGACCGAGCTGAAGAGCGGAAAGCTGCGGGAGAACCACGTCGTGGAGTTCGAGGAGGGCCGGTTGATCGCGTGGCGCCCCTCGGAGGTCGGCTCGCAGCCCTTCGGCCACCTGTGGCGGTGGGAGCTTAAGCCGACGCCGGACGGGACCACCCGGGTGACGCACACGTACGACTGGACGCAGCTGACCGACCGGTCACGGTTCGAACGGGCGAGGTCCACCACGGCGGAGCGGCTGTCCGCATCGCTGGACCGCCTCGCCGCGCTGGTCGAGGGTCAGCACGGGGCCTGA
- a CDS encoding tyrosine recombinase XerC, whose protein sequence is MSADTETLVAFEQHLLVEKGRSANTVRAYVGDLRSLLSHLEAQGVQGLSDVRLAELRSWLASQGDAGVTRSTVSRRAAAARTFFRWAVRTGRLPRDPSVRLVAPGRDKHLPGVLRQGQAAELMDLAAVATDDADPVAVRDRAALELLYASGMRVGELTGLDVDDVDLSVGTARVLGKGDKERIVPFGSPAADALATWLRTARPQLVTAESGPALFLGRRGRRVDQRQVRSALQRLLEHLPDAPHLGPHGLRHSAATHLLEGGADLRTVQELLGHSSLATTQIYTHVSVDRLRAAYEQAHPRA, encoded by the coding sequence GTGAGCGCGGACACGGAGACGCTGGTCGCCTTCGAGCAGCACCTGCTGGTCGAGAAGGGCCGCTCGGCCAACACCGTGCGGGCCTACGTCGGCGACCTGCGCTCGCTGCTGTCCCACCTGGAGGCGCAGGGGGTCCAGGGGCTGAGCGACGTGCGGCTGGCCGAGCTGCGCAGCTGGCTCGCCTCGCAGGGCGACGCCGGGGTGACCCGGTCCACGGTCTCGAGGAGGGCCGCCGCCGCGCGCACCTTCTTCCGCTGGGCCGTGCGCACCGGCCGGCTCCCCCGGGACCCGTCCGTGCGGCTCGTCGCCCCCGGTCGGGACAAGCACCTGCCCGGCGTGCTGCGCCAGGGCCAGGCCGCCGAGCTGATGGACCTGGCGGCCGTGGCCACCGACGACGCCGACCCGGTGGCCGTGCGGGACCGGGCCGCGCTGGAGCTGCTCTACGCCTCGGGCATGCGCGTCGGGGAGCTGACGGGGCTGGACGTCGACGACGTCGACCTGTCCGTCGGCACCGCCCGGGTGCTCGGCAAGGGCGACAAGGAGCGCATCGTGCCCTTCGGCTCCCCGGCCGCGGACGCTCTCGCGACGTGGTTGCGCACCGCGCGCCCGCAGCTGGTCACTGCCGAGTCCGGCCCCGCGCTCTTCCTCGGCAGGCGGGGTCGCCGGGTCGACCAGCGGCAGGTGCGCTCGGCCCTGCAGCGGCTGCTGGAGCACCTGCCCGACGCGCCGCACCTGGGACCGCACGGGCTGCGGCACAGCGCGGCCACCCACCTCCTCGAGGGCGGGGCAGACCTGCGCACCGTGCAGGAGCTGCTGGGGCACAGCAGCCTGGCCACCACCCAGATCTACACGCACGTCTCGGTGGACCGGCTGAGGGCCGCCTACGAGCAGGCCCACCCCAGGGCCTGA
- a CDS encoding RDD family protein: MPSAPPVTTWRPAPVARVRSWLGDWFVVAAWLGLLALVGLLTRPLLTGDAPAAPSGRQLLVADLLITLATVVPFVVYLSVTESSRRRATLGKRWAGLVVVDASGGRAGTGQVWLRNIVKALPWEIAHLGVTRAIFEVQTAAAITLTVLSLVLAAACAAPALIGGRGLHDRMAGTRVERASWSPAGGAAP, from the coding sequence ATGCCGTCCGCTCCCCCCGTCACCACCTGGCGCCCGGCTCCTGTCGCGCGGGTGCGCTCCTGGCTGGGTGACTGGTTCGTGGTGGCCGCGTGGCTGGGCCTCCTCGCCCTCGTCGGTCTGCTGACGCGGCCGCTGCTCACCGGCGATGCCCCGGCGGCCCCTTCGGGACGACAGCTGCTCGTCGCCGACCTGCTGATCACGCTGGCCACCGTCGTGCCGTTCGTCGTCTACCTGTCCGTGACGGAGTCGTCGCGCCGACGGGCCACGCTGGGCAAGCGGTGGGCTGGACTGGTCGTGGTGGACGCATCCGGCGGGCGGGCAGGCACCGGGCAGGTCTGGCTGCGCAACATCGTCAAGGCGCTCCCCTGGGAGATCGCCCACCTGGGCGTGACCCGAGCCATCTTCGAGGTGCAGACGGCCGCCGCGATCACCCTCACCGTGCTGTCTCTCGTGCTCGCGGCCGCGTGCGCCGCGCCGGCGCTGATCGGCGGACGCGGGCTGCACGACCGGATGGCGGGGACCCGAGTGGAGAGGGCCTCGTGGAGCCCTGCGGGAGGGGCAGCCCCGTGA
- a CDS encoding pyridoxal phosphate-dependent aminotransferase — protein sequence MTSPLVARLQPFGTTVFAEMTQRALRFDAVNLGQGFPDTDGPAAMVEIAARGLHEGLNQYAPARGLPVLREAVAEHQERFYGIPLDPQTQVLVTVGATEAIAASLIALVEPGDEVVMVEPYYDSYAACVAMAGGVLRTVPLRFPDLALDVAALRAAVSDRTRVLLLNTPHNPTGKVFSRAELEQVAQVAREHDLVVVADEVYEHLVFDGLQHVPVATLPGMAERTLTISSVGKTFSFTGWKTGWVTGPAELVDAVAAVKQFLTFVGVSHVQPATAHGLRMPDEFFAGLASDLQARRDVLVEALTDVGVPVSPCQGTYFVIADFAPHGVTDAVDFCRRLPEEVGVVGVPVSVFVQEPEPVASLVRFAFCKREEVLREAARRLHGLARA from the coding sequence ATGACCTCACCGCTCGTCGCCCGCCTGCAGCCCTTCGGCACCACCGTCTTCGCAGAGATGACGCAGCGGGCCCTCCGCTTCGACGCCGTCAACCTCGGGCAGGGCTTCCCCGACACCGACGGTCCGGCCGCGATGGTCGAGATCGCGGCACGCGGCCTGCACGAGGGGCTCAACCAGTACGCCCCCGCACGCGGGCTCCCGGTGCTGCGGGAGGCGGTGGCCGAGCACCAGGAGCGCTTCTACGGCATACCCCTGGACCCGCAGACCCAGGTCCTGGTGACGGTGGGGGCGACCGAGGCGATCGCCGCCAGCCTGATCGCGCTGGTGGAGCCGGGCGACGAGGTGGTGATGGTCGAGCCCTACTACGACTCCTACGCGGCGTGCGTGGCGATGGCCGGCGGCGTGCTGCGCACCGTCCCGCTGCGCTTCCCCGACCTGGCGCTGGACGTCGCCGCGCTGCGCGCCGCGGTGAGCGACCGGACGCGCGTCCTGCTGCTCAACACGCCGCACAACCCGACGGGCAAGGTCTTCTCCCGCGCGGAGCTGGAGCAGGTCGCGCAGGTGGCCCGGGAGCACGACCTGGTGGTCGTCGCCGACGAGGTCTACGAGCATCTCGTCTTCGACGGGCTGCAGCACGTCCCGGTCGCGACGCTGCCCGGCATGGCCGAGCGGACGCTGACGATCTCCTCGGTGGGCAAGACCTTCTCCTTCACCGGCTGGAAGACCGGCTGGGTCACCGGGCCGGCGGAGCTCGTCGACGCGGTGGCGGCGGTCAAGCAGTTCCTCACCTTCGTGGGCGTGAGCCACGTGCAGCCCGCCACCGCCCACGGACTGCGCATGCCGGACGAGTTCTTCGCGGGTCTGGCGAGCGACCTGCAGGCCAGGAGGGACGTGCTGGTCGAGGCGCTCACCGACGTCGGGGTGCCGGTCTCGCCGTGCCAGGGCACCTACTTCGTGATCGCCGACTTCGCGCCGCACGGGGTCACCGACGCGGTGGACTTCTGCCGCCGGCTGCCCGAGGAGGTGGGCGTGGTCGGCGTCCCCGTCTCGGTCTTCGTGCAGGAGCCGGAGCCGGTCGCCTCCCTGGTGCGCTTCGCCTTCTGCAAGCGGGAGGAGGTGCTCCGGGAGGCGGCGCGCCGCCTCCACGGGCTCGCACGGGCGTGA
- the rpsB gene encoding 30S ribosomal protein S2 has product MAVVTMRQLLESGVHFGHQTRRWNPKMKRFIMTERNGIYIIDLQQSLTFLNEAYDFVKQTVAHGGSILFVGTKKQAQESIAEQATRVGMPYVNHRWLGGMLTNFQTVSKRLARMKELEEVDFDDVAGSGRTKKELLMMRREFVKLQKELGGIRDMQRVPSAVWIVDTKKEHLAVTEARKLGLPVVAILDTNCDPDEVDYKIPGNDDAIRSVTLLTRVVADAVADGLMSRSGGGSTDGETAENEPMAEWERELLAGAEAAAAAAPEAEEAPAQDDAPVETPAAASPEAPVAETAEAPVAETAEAPVAETPEATAEETQAEAQEAVAGQAPATDAQQS; this is encoded by the coding sequence ATGGCCGTCGTCACCATGCGCCAGCTCCTCGAGAGCGGCGTCCACTTCGGGCACCAGACCCGTCGCTGGAACCCCAAGATGAAGCGCTTCATCATGACCGAGCGCAACGGCATCTACATCATCGACCTGCAGCAGTCGCTGACCTTCCTCAACGAGGCCTACGACTTCGTCAAGCAGACCGTCGCCCACGGCGGCTCCATCCTCTTCGTCGGCACCAAGAAGCAGGCGCAGGAGTCGATCGCCGAGCAGGCCACCCGCGTGGGGATGCCCTACGTCAACCACCGCTGGCTGGGCGGCATGCTCACCAACTTCCAGACCGTCTCCAAGCGCCTGGCGCGCATGAAGGAGCTCGAGGAGGTCGACTTCGACGACGTGGCCGGCAGTGGCCGCACGAAGAAGGAGCTGCTCATGATGCGTCGTGAGTTCGTCAAGCTCCAGAAGGAGCTCGGTGGCATCCGCGACATGCAGAGGGTGCCCTCGGCCGTGTGGATCGTCGACACCAAGAAGGAGCACCTGGCGGTCACCGAGGCGCGCAAGCTCGGCCTGCCGGTCGTGGCGATCCTCGACACCAACTGCGACCCGGACGAGGTCGACTACAAGATTCCCGGCAACGACGACGCCATCCGCTCGGTCACGTTGCTGACCCGCGTCGTGGCCGACGCCGTGGCCGACGGCCTGATGTCCCGCTCCGGCGGCGGCTCCACCGACGGCGAGACCGCCGAGAACGAGCCGATGGCCGAGTGGGAGCGCGAGCTGCTCGCCGGTGCCGAGGCGGCCGCTGCCGCCGCGCCCGAGGCCGAAGAGGCCCCGGCGCAGGACGACGCCCCGGTCGAGACCCCGGCCGCCGCGAGCCCCGAGGCTCCGGTCGCCGAGACTGCCGAGGCTCCGGTCGCCGAGACTGCCGAGGCCCCGGTCGCCGAGACCCCCGAGGCGACCGCCGAGGAGACCCAGGCCGAGGCCCAGGAGGCGGTGGCCGGGCAGGCTCCCGCCACCGACGCCCAGCAGTCCTGA